The Methylobacterium durans nucleotide sequence ACCGTCGATGATCGTGGTGTTCTCCTTCTCGATGCGGACGCGCTTGGCGCGGCCGAGCATCGGAAGGGTCACGTTCTCGAGCTTGATGCCGAGATCCTCGGCGATCATCTGACCGGAGGTCAGGATCGCGATGTCCTCCAGCATGGCCTTGCGGCGATCACCGAAGCCCGGCGCCTTGACGGCCGCAACCTTGAGGCCGCCGCGCAGCTTGTTCACGACGAGGGTCGCGAGCGCCTCGCCCTCGATGTCCTCGGCGATGATGAGGAGCGGCTTGCCGGTCTGCACCACGGCTTCGAGGACCGGGAGCATGGCCTGCAGCGAGGAGAGCTTCTTCTCGTGGATCAGGATGTAGGGGTCGTCGAGCTCGGCGACCATCTTCTCCGCGTTCGTGATGAAGTACGGGGAGAGGTAGCCGCGGTCGAACTGCATGCCCTCGACGACGTCGAGTTCGGTCTCGGCAGTCTTCGCCTCCTCGACCGTGATCACGCCCTCGTTGCCCACCTTCTGCATGGCGTGGGCGATCATCTCGCCGATTTCCTTGTCGCCGTTCGACGAGATCGTGCCGACCTGGGCGACTTCCTCGGACGAGGCGACCTTCTTGGCGCGGCCCGTGATGTCCTTGACGGCGGCCTGCGTGGCGAGGTCGATGCCGCGCTTCAGGTCCATCGGGTTCATGCCGGCGGCGACGTACTTGGCGCCCTCGCGGACGATCGCCTGGGCGAGCACGGTCGCGGTGGTGGTGCCGTCACCCGCGATGTCGTTGGTCTTCGAGGCCACTTCGCGCACCATCTGGGCGCCCATGTTCTCGAACCGGTCGGAGAGCTCGATCTCCTTGGCGACGGTGACGCCGTCCTTGGTGATCCGGGGCGCGCCGAAGCTCTTCTCGATCACGACGTTGCGGCCCTTGGGGCCCAGCGTCACCTTGACCGCGTCGGCGAGGATGTCGACGCCGCGCAGCATCTTCTCGCGGGCATCGGACGAGAAACGTACGTCTTTCGCTGCCATGTGCAGAGATCCTTAGGTTGGAATGGATGAGAGCCCCGAGGCACCGCCTGCCGGCGGCCTCGAAGGGCGTCGTTCAAGAATCCGTGGGTCGGGCCGCCCTCAGGCGACGATGCCCATGATGTCGGATTCCTTCATGATCAGGAGGTCCTGACCGTCGATCTTGACCTCGGTGCCCGACCACTTGCCGAACAGCACGCGGTCGCCGGCCTTCACGTCCAGAGCGTTGACACGGCCCTGCTCGTCGCGGGCGCCGGGGCCGACGGCGACGACCTCGCCCTCCTGGGGCTTCTCCTTGGCGGTATCCGGGATGATGATGCCGCCCTTGGTCTTCTCCTCGCCCTCGATGCGGCGGACGACGACACGGTCGTGCAGCGGACGGAACTTCATGAGCTGCCCTCTTGCTTCAAATTCTCAGGTGGCGTTCATGCGGCCGGAACCGCCTCGAACACCGGCTGTTAGCACTCGCGGGTTTCGAGTGCCAAAGCTGCCGGCGAGATAGGCGCGGGCGTTTTTCGAGTCAAGGCTGTCGCGGCCCTATCCCTGACCCGTGACGGCCCGATGTCGATGCGTCGACAGCGTACCCACCCGAACTCCACGGAATCCGAGACCCCATGCTGAGCCTTCACGGCCCGAGGGCGCGGTCGAGCACGCCGCGACGCCGGACGGAACGGACCTGCCGCCGCACGCGATCTGGATCGATCTCGCGAATCCGACCGCCGAGGAAGCCGAGCTCGTCGAGGAGACGACGGGCCTGCGCGTGCCGTCGCGGCAGGCGCTCAGCGAGGTCGAGAGTTCGAGCCGCCTGCGACGGCTGCGCAACGGATTGTCGCTGTCGACACCGATGATCACCTTCGACCAGGCGGATTCGCAGCTGAAGCCCCTCGGCTTCGTGTTGACCAAAGACCGGCTCATCACCGTGCGGTTTCACGACCTGCGTGCATACGCCGAGGTCAAGGCGCGCCTCACGAACGGCGACGGGCCCGCCACACGCAGCATCGAGATCTTTCTCCTGTTGATGGAAGAGCTGGTCGACAGCCTCGCCGACGCCTTGGAGGAGATGGGCGCCGACCTCGACGCCCTGTCGACCCGGGTCTTCGATTTCGACGCGGGCGCGCGGCCCGGGGCGCGGCCGGGCGACAGCCGGGCCCCGCGCCGGCGGGACATCGCGCTGCGGCGCATCCTGCGCAGCGTCGGGCGCCGCGGGAAGGCTCTGGGCAAGCTCCGCGCGAGCCTGCTGGGGCTTCAGCGCATCGTGCCGTTCGTGGCGGCCGAGTGCGGGAGCTTCGCCGAGGGCGACGCCGACGCCCGCTTCGAGACGATCCAGCGCGACATCGCCTCCCTCGACGAATTCGAGACGCGGCTCACCGAGAACGTCCAGTTCCTCCTCGACGCGACGCTCGGCCTCATCAACATGGAGCAGAACAACACCTTCCGGATCCTGACGGTGGTCTCGGTGGTCGGCGTGCCGCCGACGCTGATCGCGTCGATGTACGGCATGAACTTCAAGCACATGCCCGAACTCGACTGGCTCTACGGCTACCCGTACGGCCTCGCGCTCATCGCGACGAGTGCGCTCGTCCCGATGATCTATTTCAAGGTCAAGGGCTGGTTCTGAGGCCACCGTCCGCGTCGGCGATGAAGCGCTCGATCGTGGCGTAGATCTGCTCGTCGTCCGCCAGGTTCATCATCGCCCCGTAGGTCTCGATGAAATCCTCGTAGGGCATCCGGCCGATCTCCGCGAGCGGGGTCCCGAACCGCTCGTCGTAATGCCGCGGGTCGCGCCAGACCACGGTCTGCCCGTGACCGCCGAAGGTGCGGAAATGGTAGATCTTCATCATGCTGCGGATGAAATGGACGACCTTGAAAACGTCGCCCATCCAGGCCCCGTCTCCGTTCCCGAGGGAGCGGCGTAGGCGGTAGCATCGCTCCTGGTCGGGCAGGGCGGAGAAATTGTCGTTCGGAACGGTGTCGTCGAACAGCCAGATCGTGCGGTCGTGCGCGAAGGCGATCGAGTTCAGGAAGTCGCGAAGGGTCTGCTCGAAGGTGTGCAGTCCGTCGAGGAAGATCAGGTCGAAGGGCTCGTAGGGGGCGGATCGGAAGAACGCGTCGCTTCCGACCTCGTGAAACCGGGTCCGGTCGGTCTCGTGCGCGGACGCGTCAAACGGGAAACTCGGGTCGACCGCGACCTTGAAGTCGACGTTCACGTTGAAGAACGTTTCCCCTCGGAAGACGCCAACTTCGAGGTAGCGCCGCGCGCCGCAGATCCGGGCCAGACTGTTGATCCGCTCGTGATGCATTGCGCCCTGTCCCCCGCGGCGGATTCACGCCCGACCGCTGATAGCACAGGTTGCCGGAGGCTCGAATCGAAGGGGGGCGCACTACCCCTCGATCTTCGAGAAGTCGGCAACCTCCCGCGTCGCGGCGCGCAGGGCGTTGAGGAGGGCGAGGCGGTTCGCCCGCAACGCCGGATCCTCGGCATTCACCGTCACCTTGTCGAAGAAGGCGTCGACGGCGGCCCGTAGGGTCGAGAGGGCCCGCATCGCGCCCTCGAAATCCTCCGCCGCCACCGCCGCAGAGGCCTCTGCCCGAGCCTTCGCGAGCGCCTCGGCCAGAGCCTTCTCCTCGGGCTCGCCCATCGCGATCAGGGCGGCGTCGGGCTCGGAATCGTAGGCGCGCCCATCCTTCTTCTCCTCGATTCGCAGGATGTTGGCGGCCCGCTTCGCGCCGGCGAGGAGATTGCGGCCGTCGTCGCTGTCGAGGAACGCGCCGAGGGCCTCGACCCGCCGGACGATCATCAGGAGATCGTCCTGGCCGGGCAGGGCGAAGACGGCGTCGATGAGGTCGTGCCGGGCACCCTGGTCGCGGAGATAAACCTTCAGGCGGTCGGCGAAGAAGGCGAGGAGATCCGCACCGGCGCCCTCGCCCAGGCCGCCGGCCTTGGCGTGCAAGGCGCCGGCCCGCCGGAAGATCTCGGAAAGGCGCAGACGGCAAGAGCCCGAGACGACGAGCCGGATGATGCCGAGCGCGGCGCGGCGCAACGCGTAGGGATCCTTGCTCCCGGTCGGCTTCTCGTCGATCGCCCAGAATCCGACCAGCGTGTCGAGCTTGTCGGCGAGCGCCACCGCCACCGAGACCGGATCGGTCGGGACGCGGTCCGTCGGCCCGAGCGGCTTGTAATGCTCCTCGATCGCCGCGCAGACGCTGTCCGGCTCGCCCTGGAGCTTGGCGTAGGTGCGTCCCATCAGGCCCTGGAGTTCGGGGAATTCGCCGACCATCTCGGTGACGAGGTCGGCCTTGGCGAGGCGCGCGGCGCGTTCGGCGAGATCCGGGTCGGCCCCGACGAGGGGCGCGATCTCCCGCGCGAGCGCGGCGATGCGCGCCA carries:
- a CDS encoding class I SAM-dependent methyltransferase encodes the protein MHHERINSLARICGARRYLEVGVFRGETFFNVNVDFKVAVDPSFPFDASAHETDRTRFHEVGSDAFFRSAPYEPFDLIFLDGLHTFEQTLRDFLNSIAFAHDRTIWLFDDTVPNDNFSALPDQERCYRLRRSLGNGDGAWMGDVFKVVHFIRSMMKIYHFRTFGGHGQTVVWRDPRHYDERFGTPLAEIGRMPYEDFIETYGAMMNLADDEQIYATIERFIADADGGLRTSP
- the groL gene encoding chaperonin GroEL (60 kDa chaperone family; promotes refolding of misfolded polypeptides especially under stressful conditions; forms two stacked rings of heptamers to form a barrel-shaped 14mer; ends can be capped by GroES; misfolded proteins enter the barrel where they are refolded when GroES binds) gives rise to the protein MAAKDVRFSSDAREKMLRGVDILADAVKVTLGPKGRNVVIEKSFGAPRITKDGVTVAKEIELSDRFENMGAQMVREVASKTNDIAGDGTTTATVLAQAIVREGAKYVAAGMNPMDLKRGIDLATQAAVKDITGRAKKVASSEEVAQVGTISSNGDKEIGEMIAHAMQKVGNEGVITVEEAKTAETELDVVEGMQFDRGYLSPYFITNAEKMVAELDDPYILIHEKKLSSLQAMLPVLEAVVQTGKPLLIIAEDIEGEALATLVVNKLRGGLKVAAVKAPGFGDRRKAMLEDIAILTSGQMIAEDLGIKLENVTLPMLGRAKRVRIEKENTTIIDGAGEKSDIEARVGQIKAQIEETTSDYDREKLQERLAKLAGGVAVIRVGGATEVEVKEKKDRVDDALNATRAAVEEGIVPGGGTALLRAKKAVSGLSSDNADVAAGIKIVLKALEAPVRQIAQNAGVEGSIVVGKISDNTGSETYGFNAQTEEYVDMIQAGIVDPAKVVRTALQDAASVAGLLVTTEAMVADAPKKETPPPMPGGGGMGGMDF
- the groES gene encoding co-chaperone GroES, with translation MKFRPLHDRVVVRRIEGEEKTKGGIIIPDTAKEKPQEGEVVAVGPGARDEQGRVNALDVKAGDRVLFGKWSGTEVKIDGQDLLIMKESDIMGIVA